In Methanomassiliicoccales archaeon, a genomic segment contains:
- a CDS encoding PrsW family intramembrane metalloprotease has protein sequence MYLVGVAIAIAIALVFLFWVRRMELYHREPWSMVIYALVIGAIVAGAGAVILVLLGLPLDDFGDFQPFSATLQGVLVAILVAPIVEETVKAGSLVALRGRVVEPENGLVYGAAIGLGFAMMENILYFYGEVYSSGANGLAASVLIRTFTSTVMHMSTAAIAGFGVGMLLTKKKTGKAPWFSYVIAAIILHAIFNLFASASIMASDQLTKDFVNLISSAIVGGAVAWYALIFMRNKIKQLDLEKEIREEIGIG, from the coding sequence TTGTATCTCGTTGGGGTGGCGATCGCTATCGCTATCGCCCTGGTGTTTCTCTTCTGGGTGCGAAGGATGGAACTGTATCATCGAGAACCGTGGAGCATGGTGATCTACGCTCTTGTCATAGGAGCTATCGTCGCCGGTGCAGGTGCGGTGATCCTGGTTCTGCTCGGTCTTCCCCTGGACGACTTCGGCGACTTCCAACCTTTCAGCGCCACCCTGCAAGGAGTGCTCGTGGCCATCCTGGTCGCTCCAATCGTGGAGGAAACGGTCAAGGCGGGTTCGCTCGTTGCCTTGCGTGGGCGCGTGGTCGAACCTGAAAACGGTCTGGTGTACGGCGCGGCCATTGGACTGGGATTTGCCATGATGGAGAACATTCTCTATTTCTATGGCGAGGTCTACTCCAGCGGGGCGAACGGACTGGCAGCCAGCGTCCTGATACGTACCTTCACTTCGACCGTCATGCATATGAGCACCGCAGCCATCGCCGGGTTCGGCGTGGGCATGCTGCTGACGAAGAAGAAGACCGGCAAAGCCCCCTGGTTCTCCTACGTGATCGCCGCCATCATCCTGCACGCCATCTTCAACCTCTTTGCCTCCGCGTCCATCATGGCAAGCGATCAGCTGACCAAGGATTTCGTGAACCTGATCTCCAGTGCGATCGTAGGGGGTGCAGTGGCCTGGTACGCCTTGATCTTCATGCGCAACAAGATCAAGCAGCTTGACCTGGAGAAGGAGATCAGAGAAGAGATAGGGATAGGCTAG
- a CDS encoding SIS domain-containing protein gives MREAAKYIINEAQRALDRVDDKSLDQFVDSIIAAKKVFVYGVGRSGLVARAFSVRLVQMGLDVHFIGETTTPIVESGDLVIIISNTGETMSAVQTANIVGRIGAKVALVTSSGHSKLGSASNIVVELPIHTDENRPRLAPLGTLFEAASYLLLDSLVPVLMERLKQTESSMRRRHAIWV, from the coding sequence ATGAGAGAAGCCGCCAAGTACATCATCAACGAGGCACAGCGGGCACTGGACCGGGTGGATGACAAGTCACTAGATCAATTCGTAGACTCGATAATCGCCGCCAAGAAGGTGTTCGTCTACGGTGTGGGGAGATCTGGCCTGGTCGCTCGGGCATTCTCCGTGCGTCTGGTGCAGATGGGCCTGGACGTGCATTTCATCGGGGAAACGACAACGCCGATCGTGGAATCGGGTGATCTGGTCATCATCATCTCCAACACCGGTGAGACCATGTCCGCGGTGCAGACGGCGAACATCGTCGGCAGGATCGGGGCCAAGGTGGCGCTGGTCACCAGCTCGGGCCATTCCAAGCTCGGTAGTGCTTCCAACATCGTCGTGGAATTGCCGATCCACACGGACGAGAACAGGCCTCGTCTGGCGCCCCTGGGCACGCTGTTCGAGGCTGCATCATATCTACTGCTCGATTCCCTGGTGCCGGTGCTCATGGAGAGGCTGAAGCAGACCGAGAGCTCCATGCGCAGGCGGCACGCCATCTGGGTCTAG
- a CDS encoding ThiF family adenylyltransferase → MPTSLLVGAQDADRFERSRRVSWIDMEAVQRKKCLVVGAGALGNEVVKDLVLSGFRRITVVDMDHVVRSNLNRCLFFRESDVAGGASKASTVAERAKELYPEVEILAIEARIEDLAEGEFRAHDLVFGCLDNIAARMHLNAHSYLCGVPYIDGGTSSSSGKVQVVLPPDTPCLQCATNRTHSRVLEKRYSCSGSEVSYFKPKLAAEITTTSVIAAIQVREGLKIVSGLRNECLKHIMFYNGLKNTSEVFEVPLDEDCPVHPR, encoded by the coding sequence ATGCCAACCTCCCTCTTGGTCGGCGCTCAGGATGCGGACCGCTTCGAGCGCTCCCGCCGCGTGAGCTGGATCGACATGGAGGCGGTGCAGAGGAAGAAGTGCCTGGTTGTGGGAGCAGGTGCCTTAGGCAACGAGGTCGTCAAGGACCTGGTGCTCTCCGGCTTTCGCAGGATCACAGTAGTGGACATGGACCACGTGGTTCGCTCGAACTTGAACCGTTGCCTCTTCTTCCGAGAGAGCGATGTCGCAGGGGGAGCGTCGAAAGCATCCACGGTGGCAGAGCGCGCGAAGGAACTATATCCAGAGGTCGAAATCTTGGCAATAGAAGCTCGTATCGAAGACCTGGCGGAAGGCGAGTTCCGGGCGCACGATCTGGTCTTCGGCTGCCTGGACAACATCGCGGCGCGGATGCACCTGAACGCCCATTCTTATCTCTGTGGCGTTCCGTACATCGACGGCGGGACCTCGTCCTCCAGCGGAAAAGTGCAGGTGGTGCTGCCTCCCGACACACCTTGCCTGCAATGCGCTACCAATCGTACGCATTCTAGGGTGCTGGAGAAGCGATACAGCTGCTCTGGTTCAGAGGTCTCCTATTTCAAGCCAAAACTGGCGGCGGAGATCACCACCACGAGCGTCATAGCTGCCATCCAGGTGAGGGAGGGTCTGAAGATCGTGAGCGGCCTGAGGAACGAATGCTTGAAGCACATAATGTTCTACAACGGGCTGAAGAACACGAGCGAGGTCTTCGAGGTCCCCCTGGACGAGGATTGCCCCGTTCATCCGCGCTGA
- a CDS encoding rhodanese-like domain-containing protein produces the protein MYTGTNPSSPVGDGVPQGMIAYSLVRYGHRNIRILDGGFDLWRQEEREISTRYRSAGKGVFRPKVRQDLLVEYSEFHDMVMRNEAVHIDFRPKAQYEGTSPWPKPGHIPGAVSLPWSSLYEEGNLCRLRSAKEIEDVVRATGARPEADIICSCGSGRKAAAQLVVLRWFLGFPKVRLFEASMTEWCAHSENPTVTGPSPR, from the coding sequence GTGTACACCGGCACCAATCCCTCCTCGCCCGTGGGGGACGGCGTGCCGCAGGGCATGATCGCATACTCTCTCGTCCGGTATGGGCACAGAAATATCAGGATACTCGATGGGGGGTTCGATCTCTGGCGTCAAGAGGAAAGGGAGATATCCACTCGCTACCGATCAGCTGGAAAGGGCGTTTTTAGGCCCAAGGTGCGTCAGGACCTGCTCGTCGAATACAGTGAATTCCATGATATGGTGATGAGGAACGAAGCAGTGCATATCGACTTCCGTCCGAAGGCGCAGTATGAAGGAACCAGTCCTTGGCCCAAGCCTGGGCACATCCCCGGAGCGGTGAGCCTACCCTGGTCTAGCCTCTACGAAGAGGGCAACCTCTGTCGGTTGCGGTCAGCGAAGGAGATCGAGGATGTGGTTCGAGCGACAGGAGCGAGGCCCGAGGCCGATATCATTTGCTCCTGTGGGTCAGGGAGGAAGGCAGCCGCGCAGCTCGTCGTGCTCAGATGGTTCCTGGGATTCCCCAAGGTGAGGCTTTTCGAGGCATCGATGACCGAGTGGTGCGCTCATTCTGAGAACCCGACCGTCACAGGTCCCTCTCCACGGTGA
- a CDS encoding leucine-rich repeat domain-containing protein, with amino-acid sequence MKQKTCKNVRSTIFVLLLLLGAFFVVATDTVAADSEGDYTYTVSGGFATITGYTGTGGAITIPSTLGGYPTVAIGDYAFQDCTPLTSVTIPDSVISIGYGAFNDCPFLISVTIPDNVTSIGGYAFYACTSLISVTIPDNVTTIGNGAFTSCTSLTNVTIGKGVTSIGLYAFSFCSSLTSVTIPNNVTFIGDHAFGACSSLTSIDVNADNAHYASIDGVLYDKALTTLIQYPTGKSGGKFTIPNSVTTIEDYAFSDCFSLTSLIISNGVTSIGDYAFSDCSSLTSVTIPNNVTSIGNNAFSSCSSLTSVNIGSGVTTIEDYAFSDCSSLASITFSGLVAPTTVGANWILGTDARGHAYVASNFPAPGGDFYGLTMGAVISNSPTSDNTVLILVAVIAIAVILGAVLFVLRKRRSKK; translated from the coding sequence ATGAAACAGAAAACATGCAAGAACGTGAGGTCCACGATCTTCGTGCTACTGTTGTTATTGGGCGCGTTCTTCGTCGTTGCCACAGATACGGTGGCCGCAGACTCAGAGGGCGACTATACCTATACAGTGAGCGGCGGCTTTGCCACTATCACGGGATACACTGGCACTGGCGGAGCGATCACGATCCCCTCGACACTAGGTGGCTATCCCACGGTGGCCATCGGGGACTATGCGTTCCAAGATTGCACCCCCCTGACCTCCGTGACGATACCGGATAGCGTCATCTCCATCGGGTACGGGGCGTTCAACGATTGCCCCTTCCTGATCTCCGTGACCATTCCCGACAATGTCACGTCCATCGGGGGCTATGCGTTCTACGCCTGCACCTCCCTGATCTCCGTGACCATTCCCGACAACGTCACCACCATCGGGAACGGTGCGTTCACTTCCTGCACCTCCCTGACCAACGTGACCATAGGGAAAGGCGTCACATCAATCGGGCTGTATGCGTTCTCCTTTTGCAGCTCCCTGACCTCGGTGACCATCCCGAACAATGTCACGTTCATAGGAGATCATGCGTTCGGTGCCTGTAGCTCTTTGACCTCGATAGATGTGAACGCAGACAACGCGCACTATGCCAGCATAGATGGAGTGCTGTACGACAAGGCTTTGACCACTCTGATCCAGTATCCGACCGGAAAGTCTGGGGGGAAATTCACAATCCCTAACAGCGTCACAACTATCGAAGACTATGCGTTCTCCGACTGTTTCTCCCTGACCTCCTTGATCATCTCCAACGGCGTCACTTCCATCGGGGACTATGCGTTCTCCGACTGCAGCTCCCTGACATCTGTGACCATCCCGAATAATGTCACGTCCATAGGAAACAATGCGTTCTCCAGCTGCAGCTCCCTGACATCCGTAAACATAGGAAGCGGCGTCACTACCATCGAGGACTATGCGTTCTCCGACTGCAGCTCCCTGGCATCAATAACATTCTCAGGACTCGTTGCGCCGACCACCGTTGGTGCCAATTGGATCCTAGGTACGGACGCGAGAGGCCATGCATACGTCGCCTCGAATTTCCCCGCCCCAGGGGGCGATTTCTATGGATTGACGATGGGTGCGGTCATATCCAACAGCCCGACGAGCGATAATACAGTGCTGATACTGGTGGCAGTGATCGCGATTGCCGTAATCCTGGGGGCGGTGCTGTTCGTCCTGCGCAAGCGTAGGAGCAAGAAGTAG
- a CDS encoding carboxypeptidase M32, which produces MKELYVMRSALMVVYWDMETMMPPKALQLRSEQLAMLELTLHKMQVDQRFAALLDEVETSAGFASLSAGHKRAVELARRDYNEASKLPDDLVTDLAKQQALTVGIWKKAKAAKDYDMFKPELAKMIQLKKRAADILMQVKGTKTPYDALIDTFEHGMTAQRIDQVFSGMRDGLIRIMRKVETSGKKIDDLILSRKVSFAAQRRISEAAMKFIGFDTTSANAAGRLDETEHPFTTGYYDDVRITTHYYEDRFVSSLFSVLHEGGHALYDQNLPREWMYQTIGTPCSYGIHESQSRFVENMVGRSPEFLAYFMPRLRRITGRSLRGVKLNDFVAAVNAVQPSKIRVEADEVTYGLHVIIRFEMERDIFAGKLSVDDLPRAWNEKYEKYLGLEIENDSEGVMQDTHWAAGSFGYFPSYALGNIYGGMFLRKMNADLPDWKQDIRRGDFSNVKQWLVSNVHSKGNLYDPGDLVRVVTGQDLTIEPFLTYLEEKCNRLC; this is translated from the coding sequence ATGAAGGAACTGTACGTGATGCGCTCTGCGCTGATGGTCGTCTACTGGGACATGGAAACGATGATGCCCCCTAAGGCGCTGCAGTTGCGCAGCGAACAGCTGGCCATGCTCGAGCTCACGCTACACAAGATGCAGGTCGACCAGCGGTTCGCGGCCCTACTCGATGAGGTTGAGACAAGCGCAGGCTTCGCCTCACTATCGGCCGGCCATAAGAGAGCCGTCGAGCTGGCACGGAGAGACTACAACGAAGCGTCGAAGCTGCCTGATGATCTCGTCACGGACCTCGCGAAGCAGCAGGCCCTGACCGTGGGCATCTGGAAGAAGGCCAAGGCTGCCAAGGACTATGACATGTTCAAGCCCGAGCTGGCTAAGATGATCCAGCTGAAGAAGCGCGCCGCCGACATCCTCATGCAGGTCAAGGGGACCAAGACGCCGTATGATGCGCTCATAGACACGTTCGAGCATGGAATGACCGCCCAGCGCATCGACCAAGTGTTCTCAGGCATGAGGGATGGGTTGATACGCATCATGAGAAAGGTGGAGACCTCGGGCAAGAAGATCGATGACTTGATCCTCTCGCGCAAGGTATCCTTCGCAGCTCAGCGGCGCATCAGCGAAGCGGCGATGAAGTTCATCGGCTTCGACACCACCAGCGCGAATGCAGCCGGAAGGCTGGATGAGACCGAGCATCCCTTCACAACCGGCTACTACGACGACGTCCGCATCACCACTCACTACTACGAAGACCGCTTCGTCTCCAGCCTCTTCAGCGTGCTGCATGAGGGTGGGCACGCCCTCTACGATCAGAACCTTCCGCGCGAATGGATGTACCAGACGATTGGCACGCCGTGCAGCTACGGCATACACGAGTCGCAGAGCCGCTTCGTGGAGAACATGGTCGGACGAAGCCCTGAGTTCCTGGCCTACTTCATGCCCCGGCTGCGTCGCATCACCGGAAGATCGCTCCGAGGAGTGAAGCTCAATGATTTCGTGGCCGCGGTCAACGCCGTCCAGCCGTCGAAGATACGGGTGGAGGCGGACGAGGTGACCTACGGGCTGCACGTGATAATCCGCTTTGAGATGGAGCGCGACATCTTCGCCGGCAAACTGTCAGTGGACGATCTGCCCCGGGCCTGGAACGAGAAGTACGAGAAGTATCTGGGCCTGGAGATCGAGAACGATTCGGAAGGCGTCATGCAGGATACCCACTGGGCCGCTGGCTCGTTCGGCTACTTCCCCAGCTACGCCCTGGGCAACATCTATGGAGGCATGTTCCTGAGAAAGATGAATGCTGACCTACCAGACTGGAAGCAGGACATTCGGCGTGGTGACTTCTCGAACGTGAAGCAATGGCTCGTGAGCAACGTGCATAGCAAGGGCAATCTGTACGACCCAGGCGATCTGGTCAGAGTGGTCACTGGCCAAGACTTGACCATCGAGCCCTTCCTGACGTACTTGGAGGAGAAGTGCAACAGACTCTGCTAA
- a CDS encoding 50S ribosomal protein L13, producing the protein MVTVIDADGNILGRLCTTVAKKILQGEDVVVVNAEKAIVTGSHEHVFASYKQKKRRGKVIHGPFYPRRADLIFKRTVRGMLPWDRPIGRDAYRKLKVYVGVPKEFEASEKVKFEGATGRFSRDKYVTLSEVSAYLGSKVR; encoded by the coding sequence ATGGTCACCGTTATCGATGCCGATGGCAATATCCTGGGAAGGCTGTGCACCACCGTGGCCAAGAAGATACTCCAGGGCGAGGACGTGGTCGTGGTGAACGCTGAGAAGGCCATAGTGACCGGTTCGCACGAGCATGTGTTCGCCTCTTACAAGCAGAAGAAGCGCCGAGGCAAGGTCATCCACGGACCGTTCTACCCCAGGCGGGCGGATCTGATATTCAAGCGCACGGTGCGCGGCATGCTCCCTTGGGACAGGCCAATTGGACGAGATGCCTACCGCAAGCTGAAGGTGTACGTCGGCGTTCCGAAGGAGTTCGAGGCCTCGGAGAAGGTCAAGTTCGAGGGTGCGACGGGCCGGTTCAGCCGGGACAAATATGTCACGCTGAGCGAGGTCTCCGCGTACCTAGGGTCCAAGGTGAGGTGA
- a CDS encoding 50S ribosomal protein L18e has product MKDSKKTDPNLMLLISNLKEQSREKGADIWRDIALRFEKPSRSWAEVNLSRLERYAQEGDIIVVPGKVLGAGSISKKLTVAAYRFSGSAAKKIEAAGGRQLTIPELVREAPSGRDVRIMG; this is encoded by the coding sequence ATGAAGGACAGTAAGAAGACGGACCCGAACCTGATGCTCCTCATCAGCAACCTGAAGGAGCAATCGCGGGAGAAGGGTGCCGATATCTGGCGAGACATTGCGCTTAGGTTCGAGAAGCCGAGCCGCAGCTGGGCCGAGGTCAACCTTAGCCGGTTGGAGCGCTACGCCCAGGAAGGAGACATCATCGTCGTACCGGGAAAGGTGCTGGGGGCGGGAAGCATCAGCAAGAAGCTGACCGTGGCAGCATACAGATTCTCCGGCTCGGCGGCGAAGAAGATCGAGGCGGCCGGCGGCAGGCAGCTTACCATCCCGGAACTGGTGCGCGAGGCGCCCAGCGGCCGGGACGTGCGCATCATGGGGTGA
- a CDS encoding DNA-directed RNA polymerase subunit N: protein MIIPVRCFTCGKVIGSSYQTFVKRVQLGEDPQTVLDDLGLSRYCCRRMIVAHADLVDDIIPLG from the coding sequence ATGATCATACCTGTCCGCTGCTTCACCTGCGGCAAGGTCATAGGATCCTCGTACCAGACCTTCGTCAAGAGGGTGCAGCTGGGCGAGGACCCCCAGACGGTGCTGGACGATCTAGGCCTGTCCCGGTACTGCTGCCGCCGCATGATCGTGGCGCACGCGGACCTGGTGGACGATATCATCCCCCTGGGCTGA
- a CDS encoding TIM barrel protein — MIRFGPAGIPLSCKGRTLKDGIEDVHNLGLNAMEVQMVRVNVVERFPDEGEVGMKPLEIESDLIVEIVRRKGKKEVHITNLEEKIKEEDSLITLSSGLVQNYRELQALGKMGKELDVELSMHTPYYMDLISNSELTKKSMNSIRWAGIMTDQMGGAMVTTHIGLYGHLSKKKATESIKENLGTIADWWKQNKIRPKLGLELSGRLEVWGSLNEILNLCDDVDGPVPVINFAHYHARENGKLREPSDFAELFDKTKKHVGKLYYTHFSGVEHEGGNEKRVTPIKKGDLRFEPLAEYLVEANPNCTIISSSPLLEHDAMYMKVIFERILTKKVVKDVKTKKEDKSEKPEKEEKEKKEKKGKKPSKPAKRSHRGNYEEEEEDDEE; from the coding sequence ATGATCCGCTTTGGCCCCGCTGGCATTCCTCTTTCTTGCAAGGGAAGGACGCTGAAGGACGGCATCGAGGACGTGCACAACCTCGGCCTCAACGCCATGGAGGTGCAGATGGTCCGCGTCAATGTGGTGGAGCGCTTCCCGGACGAGGGGGAAGTGGGGATGAAGCCGCTGGAGATCGAGAGCGACCTCATCGTGGAGATCGTGCGCCGTAAGGGCAAGAAAGAGGTGCACATCACCAACCTAGAAGAGAAGATCAAAGAGGAGGACAGCCTCATCACCCTCTCCTCTGGCTTGGTCCAGAACTACCGAGAGCTGCAGGCGCTGGGGAAGATGGGCAAGGAGTTGGACGTTGAGCTCTCCATGCACACCCCCTACTACATGGACCTGATCAGCAACAGCGAGCTGACCAAGAAGTCCATGAACTCCATCCGCTGGGCGGGCATCATGACCGATCAGATGGGAGGGGCCATGGTGACCACCCATATCGGCCTCTACGGACATTTGAGCAAGAAGAAGGCCACCGAGAGCATCAAGGAGAACCTCGGCACCATAGCCGATTGGTGGAAGCAGAACAAGATCCGGCCCAAGCTGGGCCTGGAACTCTCCGGAAGGCTGGAGGTATGGGGCTCGCTGAACGAGATCCTGAACCTCTGCGATGACGTCGATGGACCGGTGCCGGTCATCAATTTCGCCCACTATCACGCTCGTGAGAACGGGAAGCTGAGGGAACCGTCCGATTTCGCGGAGCTGTTCGATAAGACGAAGAAGCACGTGGGCAAGCTCTACTACACCCACTTCTCCGGCGTGGAGCACGAGGGTGGGAATGAGAAACGGGTCACGCCGATAAAGAAGGGCGATCTGAGGTTCGAGCCGCTGGCCGAGTACCTGGTAGAAGCGAACCCCAACTGCACTATCATCTCTTCATCACCTTTGCTAGAGCACGACGCCATGTACATGAAGGTCATCTTCGAGCGCATCCTCACTAAGAAAGTGGTCAAGGACGTCAAGACGAAGAAAGAGGACAAGTCCGAGAAGCCGGAGAAAGAGGAGAAGGAGAAGAAGGAGAAGAAGGGCAAGAAGCCCTCCAAGCCGGCCAAGCGCTCTCACCGGGGCAACTATGAAGAAGAAGAGGAAGATGACGAGGAATGA
- a CDS encoding 30S ribosomal protein S9, producing the protein MAEIVNTSGKRKMAVARASVRDGTGKVRVNRVPVDIMTPELARLKAMEPLMLVPERAAKVDIDVSVRGGGVMGQAEAVRTAIAKGLVEFFKDEEMERSFKLLDRTLVVSDPRRKLPKKPLGRGARKKRQKSYR; encoded by the coding sequence ATGGCGGAAATCGTTAACACCAGCGGTAAGAGGAAGATGGCGGTGGCGCGAGCATCCGTGCGCGATGGCACTGGAAAAGTGCGCGTGAACCGCGTGCCGGTGGACATCATGACGCCGGAGCTCGCTCGCTTGAAGGCCATGGAACCATTGATGCTGGTCCCAGAGCGGGCGGCGAAGGTGGATATCGACGTGAGCGTGCGCGGAGGCGGGGTCATGGGCCAGGCGGAAGCGGTCCGCACCGCCATCGCCAAGGGACTGGTGGAGTTCTTCAAGGATGAGGAGATGGAGCGGAGCTTCAAGTTGCTCGACAGGACGCTCGTCGTCTCCGACCCGAGGCGCAAGCTGCCCAAGAAGCCCCTGGGCCGCGGCGCGCGCAAGAAGCGCCAGAAGTCCTACAGGTGA